The Alnus glutinosa chromosome 7, dhAlnGlut1.1, whole genome shotgun sequence genome includes a region encoding these proteins:
- the LOC133872637 gene encoding pentatricopeptide repeat-containing protein At2g17525, mitochondrial-like, translating into MIKPTGLRTLITRTIHDNISGDALHLSRPLGTQVVKQKHSSMPKISNSSTLAVFSPEAYQRFLLLRRKSKPISSSSSTSSYPVPTQEQIAHLILNQKSASQALETFRWASKLPHFSHSQSTYRALIRNLCAFRCFDTVKDLLDEMPNSIGSPPDDDIFVTIIRGLGRARMVKQVIKVVDLVSQFEKKPCLKIFNSILNVLVMDDIDLARWFYRKRMMGSGVEGDDYTFGILMKGLCLTDRIGDGFKLLQAMKSRGITPNTVIYNTLLHALCRNGKTGRARSLMNEMKEPNDVTFNVLISAYSKEENLVQALVLLEKCFSLGYVPDVVSVTKVLELLCNVGRVTEAVEILERLESKGGVIDIVAYNTLIKGFCRLGKMKVGYSFLMEMERKGCLPNVDTYNILISGFCEYRMLDLALDLFKEMKTDGINWSFVTYDTLIKALCSGGRMEDGFKILELMEENKVGSGIRISPYNSVLYGLYKKNQLDEALAFLTMMGKLFPRAVDRSLSILNFCAEGAIEDAKKVFDQMLGEGGAPSVVVYDHLIHGFCQQGCVREAFELVNEMVHLDYFPVAPTFNALISGFCRQGKVSSALKLMNDMVGRGCILDITSYNPLIDALCRKGNFDKALELLSHMVQMGIVPNYSSWNSLLLCLCQETSNNMFRVTHLLQQIAET; encoded by the coding sequence ATGATCAAGCCGACGGGCCTGAGGACTCTCATAACAAGGACCATCCACGACAACATATCTGGAGATGCTCTTCATCTTTCTCGGCCTTTGGGAACACAGGTTGTAAAACAAAAGCATTCCTCGATGCCCAAAATCTCCAACTCTTCAACTCTTGCAGTCTTCTCCCCAGAAGCATATCAAAGGTTTCTTCTTCTCCGccgaaaatcaaaacccatttcatcctcctcctccacATCATCATATCCTGTCCCAACCCAGGAGCAGATTGCCCATTTGATACTAAACCAGAAATCGGCCTCCCAAGCCCTCGAAACCTTCAGATGGGCTTCCAAACTCCCCCACTTCAGCCACTCGCAGTCCACCTACCGTGCTTTAATTCGCAATCTATGTGCTTTCCGTTGCTTTGATACTGTAAAGGATCTGCTCGACGAAATGCCCAACTCAATCGGGTCACCCCCAGATGACGACATTTTCGTAACGATCATCCGTGGTCTCGGGCGGGCACGTATGGTTAAGCAAGTGATCAAAGTGGTTGACTTGGTTTCTCAGTTTGAAAAGAAACCgtgtttgaagattttcaatTCAATACTAAATGTTCTTGTCATGGACGATATTGATTTGGCTAGATGGTTTTATAGGAAGAGAATGATGGGAAGTGGTGTTGAAGGCGATGATTACACTTTTGGGATCTTAATGAAAGGGCTTTGCTTGACTGATAGGATTGGTGATGGCTTTAAGCTATTGCAAGCGATGAAGTCAAGGGGAATTACACCAAATACCGTAATTTATAACACATTACTTCATGCACTTTGCAGGAATGGGAAAACTGGGAGAGCAAGGAGCTTGATGAATGAAATGAAGGAGCccaatgatgtgacttttaatgtCTTAATATCTGCTTACTCTAAAGAAGAGAATTTGGTTCAAGCTCTGGTTCTGTTGGAGAAGTGCTTCAGTTTGGGGTATGTGCCCGATGTTGTTTCAGTAACTAAGGTTCTGGAACTTCTCTGCAATGTTGGTCGTGTAACTGAGGCTGTTGAGATTTTGGAGAGATTGGAGAGTAAGGGAGGTGTGATTGACATTGTGgcttataatactttgataaagGGTTTTTGTAGATTAGGGAAAATGAAAGTGGGGTATTCCTTTCTGATGGAGATGGAGAGGAAGGGCTGCCTTCCAAATGTAGACACCTACAACATTTTGATCTCTGGATTTTGTGAGTATAGGATGTTGGATTTGGCTCTTGATCTGTTTAAAGAGATGAAAACAGATGGGATTAACTGGAGTTTTGTTACATACGATACACTAATTAAAGCTTTGTGTTCAGGAGGCAGGATGGAAGATGGGTTTAAGATTTTGGAATTAATGGAGGAGAATAAGGTGGGATCTGGGATTCGTATTAGTCCTTATAACAGTGTGCTATATGGTCTGTATAAGAAAAATCAGTTGGATGAAGCACTCGCATTTCTGACCATGATGGGGAAGTTATTTCCTAGAGCTGTTGATAGGAGCTTGAGCATTTTAAATTTCTGTGCGGAGGGAGCTATTGAGGATGCAAAGAAGGTTTTTGATCAGATGCTTGGAGAAGGGGGAGCTCCAAGTGTTGTTGTTTATGATCATTTAATCCATGGATTTTGCCAACAAGGATGTGTGCGTGAAGCGTTTGAACTGGTGAATGAGATGGTTCATCTTGATTATTTTCCAGTTGCACCAACATTCAATGCCCTGATCAGTGGGTTTTGCAGGCAGGGAAAAGTTAGCAGTGCTTTGAAGCTCATGAATGACATGGTTGGGAGGGGTTGCATTCTCGATATAACAAGTTATAATCCCTTGATCGACGCTCTTTGTAGGAAGGGAAATTTTGACAAGGCTTTGGAGCTCCTTTCACATATGGTACAAATGGGAATCGTCCCTAATTATTCATCGTGGAACTCTTTGCTTCTTTGTCTGTGCCAAGAAACCAGTAATAACATGTTCCGAGTAACTCACTTGTTGCAGCAGATTGCTGAGACGTGA
- the LOC133874345 gene encoding zeatin O-glucosyltransferase-like, which produces MQTPKKHPTQIVQLSSMANYRHHENQGSNGQKQAEVVVVMVPFPAQGHLNQLLHLSRLILSYNIPVHYATSSIHNRQAMLRLHGCDPSSVSNIHFHDFVIPPFVSPPPNPNAPNKFPSHLQPLFDASLHLRQPVGALLRELSSKARRVVVINDSMMAYVVQDVVAIPNAESYTFHSVSAFALFLYLWEAMGKEVPSLEADGGKNNNIPKDLPSLESCFTNEFLDFIAFHCDFQKLSSGRLYNTCRIIEGPYLDLMEKIRGDKKHWALGPFNPVRIPEKKISSNIGRHKCLDWLHKQAPNSVIYVSFGTTTTMEEEQIKELAIGLEQSEQKFIWVLRDADKGDVFNGEVRKAAVPKGFEERVKERGIVVRDWAPQLEILSHPSTGAFMSHCGWNSCMESITMGVPIAAWPMASDQPRNAVLIAQLLKVGIVVKEWSHLDQIVTSRSVENGLKMLMASREGDVIRKRAADLGGAVRRSLDRGGVSCMELDSFIAHITRP; this is translated from the exons atgcaaaccCCAAAGAAACACCCAACACAAATAGTCCAACTTTCATCAATGGCTAATTACCGACACCATGAAAACCAGGGCAGCAATGGTCAAAAGCAAgcggaggtggtggtggtgatggtgCCGTTTCCAGCGCAAGGCCATCTGAACCAGCTCCTCCACCTCTCCCGCCTTATCTTGTCTTACAATATCCCCGTCCACTACGCCACCTCCTCCATCCACAACCGCCAAGCCATGCTCCGCCTCCATGGCTGCGACCCAAGCTCAGTTTCAAACATCCATTTCCACGACTTCGTCATCCCGCCTTTTGTCTCCCCTCCTCCCAACCCCAACGCGCCAAACAAGTTCCCTTCGCATCTACAGCCATTGTTCGACGCTTCCTTGCATCTCCGTCAGCCCGTGGGCGCGCTTCTACGTGAACTTTCGTCCAAAGCGAGAAGAGTCGTCGTCATCAACGACTCCATGATGGCGTACGTGGTGCAGGACGTGGTTGCCATCCCAAACGCCGAGTCGTACACTTTCCACAGCGTGTCGGCTTTTGCTTTGTTCTTGTATTTGTGGGAAGCAATGGGAAAAGAAGTACCGTCGTTAGAAGCAGACGGCGGCAAGAATAACAATATCCCGAAAGACCTTCCGTCTCTTGAAAGTTGCTTCACGAACGAGTTCTTGGACTTCATTGCTTTTCACTGTGACTTCCAAAAGTTGAGCTCTGGGAGACTCTACAACACATGCAGGATCATAGAAGGTCCCTATCTGGATTTGATGGAAAAGATACGTGGAGACAAGAAGCACTGGGCTCTTGGGCCATTCAATCCAGTCAGGATACCTGAAAAGAAGATCAGTTCAAATATTGGACGGCACAAGTGCTTGGACTGGTTGCATAAACAGGCCCCTAATTCG GTAATATATGTGTCTTTTGGGACGACAACCACCATGGAAGAAGAGCAAATAAAGGAGCTGGCAATTGGGTTGGAGCAAAGCGAGCAAAAATTCATCTGGGTATTGAGGGATGCTGACAAAGGAGATGTTTTCAATGGAGAAGTTAGAAAGGCTGCGGTTCCCAAAGGGTTTGAAGAGAGAGTTAAAGAGAGGGGAATAGTGGTGAGAGACTGGGCCCCTCAGCTGGAAATTCTAAGCCACCCTTCAACCGGAGCGTTTATGAGCCATTGTGGATGGAATTCTTGCATGGAGAGCATCACCATGGGAGTGCCGATAGCGGCGTGGCCGATGGCGTCCGACCAGCCGAGGAACGCAGTGCTGATAGCGCAGTTGCTGAAAGTTGGTATTGTCGTGAAGGAGTGGTCCCATCTGGATCAGATAGTGACGTCAAGGTCTGTGGAAAATGGTTTGAAAATGTTGATGGCATCGAGAGAAGGGGATGTGATAAGGAAGAGGGCAGCGGATTTGGGCGGTGCTGTCAGGCGCTCTTTGGACAGAGGTGGAGTTTCATGCATGGAGTTGGATTCTTTCATTGCTCACATCACTAGGCCGTAG
- the LOC133873471 gene encoding pentatricopeptide repeat-containing protein At2g17525, mitochondrial-like, producing MIKPTGLRTLITWTIHDNISGDALHLSRPFGTQVVKQKHSSMPKISNSSTLAVFSPEAYQRFLLLRRKSKPISSSSSSSTSSYPVPTQEQIAHLILNQKSASQALETFRWASKLPHFSHSQSTYRALIRNLCAFRRFDTVKDLLDEMPNSIGSPPDDDIFVTIIRGLGRARMVKQVIKVVDLVSQFEKKPCLKIFNSILNVLVMDDIDLARWFYRKRMMGSGVEGDDYTFGILMKGLCLTDRIGDGFKLLQAMKSRGITPNTVIYNTLLHALCRNGKTGRARSLMNEMKEPNDVTFNVLISAYSKEENLVQALVLLEKCFSLGYVPDVVSVTKVLELLCNVGRVTEAVEILERLESKGGVIDIVAYNTLIKGFCRLGKMKVGYSFLMEMERKGCLPNVDTYNILISGFCEYRMLDLALDLFKEMKTDGINWSFVTYDTLIKALCSGGRMEDGFKILELMEENKVGSGIRISPYNSVLYGLYKKNQLDEALAFLTMMGKLFPRAVDRSLSILNFCAEGAIEDAKKVFDQMLGEGGAPSVVVYDHLIYGFCQRGCVREAFELVNEMVHLGYFPVAPTFNALISGFCRQGKVSSALRLMDDMVGRGCILDITSYNPLIDTLCRKGNFDKALELVSHMVQMGIVPDYSSWNSLLLCLCQETSNNMFQVTHLLQQIAET from the coding sequence ATGATCAAGCCGACGGGCCTGAGGACTCTCATAACATGGACCATCCATGACAACATATCTGGAGATGCTCTTCATCTTTCTCGACCTTTTGGAACACAGGTTGTAAAACAAAAGCATTCCTCAATGCCCAAAATCTCCAACTCTTCAACTCTTGCAGTCTTCTCCCCAGAAGCATATCAAAGGTTTCTTCTTCTCCGccgaaaatcaaaacccatttcatcctcctcctcctcctccacatCATCATATCCTGTCCCAACCCAGGAGCAGATTGCCCATTTGATACTAAACCAGAAATCGGCCTCCCAAGCCCTCGAAACCTTCAGATGGGCTTCCAAACTCCCCCACTTCAGCCACTCGCAGTCCACCTACCGTGCTTTAATCCGCAATCTATGTGCTTTCCGTCGCTTTGATACTGTAAAGGATCTGCTCGACGAAATGCCCAACTCAATCGGGTCACCCCCAGATGACGACATTTTCGTAACGATCATCCGTGGTCTCGGGCGGGCACGTATGGTTAAGCAAGTGATCAAAGTGGTTGACTTGGTTTCTCAGTTTGAAAAGAAACCgtgtttgaagattttcaatTCAATACTAAATGTTCTTGTCATGGACGATATTGATTTGGCTAGATGGTTTTATAGGAAGAGAATGATGGGAAGTGGTGTTGAAGGCGATGATTACACTTTTGGGATCTTAATGAAAGGGCTTTGCTTGACTGATAGGATTGGTGATGGCTTTAAGCTATTGCAAGCGATGAAGTCAAGGGGAATTACACCAAATACCGTAATTTATAACACATTACTTCATGCACTTTGCAGGAATGGGAAAACTGGGAGAGCAAGGAGCTTGATGAATGAAATGAAGGAGCccaatgatgtgacttttaatgtCTTAATATCTGCTTACTCTAAAGAAGAGAATTTGGTTCAAGCTCTGGTTCTGTTGGAGAAGTGCTTCAGTTTGGGGTATGTGCCCGATGTTGTTTCAGTAACTAAGGTTCTGGAACTTCTCTGCAATGTTGGTCGTGTAACTGAGGCTGTTGAGATTTTGGAGAGATTGGAGAGTAAGGGAGGTGTGATTGACATTGTGgcttataatactttgataaagGGTTTTTGTAGATTAGGGAAAATGAAAGTGGGGTATTCCTTTCTGATGGAGATGGAGAGGAAGGGCTGCCTTCCAAATGTAGACACCTACAACATTTTGATCTCTGGATTTTGTGAGTATAGGATGTTGGATTTGGCTCTTGATCTGTTTAAAGAGATGAAAACAGATGGGATTAACTGGAGTTTTGTTACATACGATACACTAATTAAAGCTTTGTGTTCAGGAGGCAGGATGGAAGATGGGTTTAAGATTTTGGAATTAATGGAGGAGAATAAGGTGGGATCTGGGATTCGTATTAGTCCTTATAACAGTGTGCTATATGGTCTGTATAAGAAAAATCAGTTGGATGAAGCACTCGCATTTCTGACCATGATGGGGAAGTTATTTCCTAGAGCTGTTGATAGGAGCTTGAGCATTTTAAATTTCTGTGCGGAGGGAGCTATTGAGGATGCAAAGAAGGTTTTTGATCAGATGCTTGGAGAAGGGGGAGCTCCAAGTGTTGTTGTTTATGATCATTTAATCTATGGATTTTGCCAACGAGGATGTGTGCGTGAAGCGTTTGAACTGGTGAATGAGATGGTTCATCTTGGTTATTTTCCAGTTGCACCAACATTCAATGCCCTGATCAGTGGGTTTTGCAGGCAGGGAAAAGTTAGCAGTGCTTTGAGGCTCATGGATGACATGGTTGGGAGGGGTTGCATTCTCGATATAACAAGTTATAATCCATTGATCGACACTCTTTGTAGAAAGGGAAATTTTGACAAGGCTTTGGAGCTAGTTTCACATATGGTACAAATGGGGATCGTCCCTGATTATTCATCGTGGAACTCTTTGCTTCTTTGTCTGTGCCAAGAAACCAGCAATAACATGTTCCAAGTAACTCACTTGTTGCAGCAGATTGCTGAGACGTGA
- the LOC133874169 gene encoding mitochondrial acidic protein mam33-like, translating into MPRVSPVLRKCRKALQDSDVLKVLQSEITHELCSNRFQNIQSGSLGDFLVEWDSSKSQDVVLRRKCELGEEVVVSAVLGPVTYGRDSVFPREVLMKVCLKKPGLSSILQFDCGVSDRGNAGSEFDIHNACYIQSSARVDSSAYRGPLFSSLDPQLQDALKEYLVSKGIGENLTNFLLLHLRKKEQGQYVNWLHKLESLVAKGE; encoded by the exons ATGCCGCGAGTGAGTCCTGTGTTGCGCAAGTGTCGCAAAGCTCTTCAAGATTCGGACGTGCTCAAAGTCTTGCAGTCGGAGATCACACACGAGCTCTGCTCTAATCGCTTTCAG AATATTCAAAGTGGTTCTCTGGGGGATTTTTTGGTAGAATGGGACTCATCAAAATCTCAAGATGTGGTTTTGCGGAGAAAATGTGAGTTGGGGGAAGAGGTTGTTGTTTCGGCTGTTCTGGGTCCAGTTACATATGGAAGAGATAGTGTGTTTCCAAGGGAGGTTTTGATGAAAGTATGTTTGAAAAAGCCTGGCCTGAGCTCAATCTTGCAGTTTGATTGTGGAGTTTCTGACAGAGGTAATGCTGGGTCTGAGTTTGACATCCATAATGCCTGCTATATCCAATCATCAGCTCGTGTGGATTCTTCAGCCTACAGAGGCCCGTTGTTTAG CTCTTTGGACCCTCAACTACAAGATGCACTCAAGGAGTATCTAGTATCCAAGGGAATTGGAGAAAACCTGACCAACTTCCTCTTGCTCCACCTACGTAAAAAAGAGCAAGGTCAATACGTGAACTGGTTACACAAACTCGAATCCTTGGTGGCAAAAGGCGAGTGA